Proteins found in one Betaproteobacteria bacterium genomic segment:
- a CDS encoding Uma2 family endonuclease — PILIVEALSESTGDFDRGEKFAAYRRIAEFKEYVLIDPDRRTIDIFRRTKSGEWVLWDARGKSEVRFETLDLKLMEAEIFGSLPSS, encoded by the coding sequence CCCATACTCATCGTGGAGGCGCTTTCCGAGTCGACAGGGGATTTCGACCGTGGCGAGAAATTTGCCGCGTACCGCCGCATTGCGGAGTTCAAGGAATATGTACTGATCGATCCTGATCGCAGAACGATCGATATTTTCCGGCGTACGAAATCGGGTGAATGGGTTCTATGGGACGCGCGCGGAAAATCGGAAGTTCGCTTCGAAACCCTGGATCTGAAATTAATGGAAGCCGAGATTTTCGGAAGCTTACCGAGTTCCTAG